One region of Desulfovibrio sp. JC010 genomic DNA includes:
- a CDS encoding efflux RND transporter periplasmic adaptor subunit: MSSIMNLFKNKKLLIFPALLVGVIILFTVVSNKKSPQLADVAERATTVRVIEVPEVAVVPRAIGYGYVQPGQTWNAVAEVGGKVVDVHPDLDRGNILAKGTILLRIDPSEPGFVRGQSEAEVESVLADIRNLEQKEKDFRRQLDVEKGKLALLKKDFQRQKILKEQGVISSSELDTVEQNFLTGQNAVENFQSALNQIPTEKQRLLAQLASARHKVSSAKLDEDRTIIIAPFDCRVADVSVEQGQAVKIGDVLTKLDSMGMSETVAQVPLSAFRNIVPQGGPSPMRDGAVDPESLMRFLGLSAIIRVNLGDISAEWDGRVSRIAEAVDEQTRTLGVYVAVDEPYLKAKPGKRPPLIKNMYAEVELRGRPLAPVAVIPRNAVHDNVIYVMDEDKRLCLREVELSLVQSGFVTVAKGIKAGETVVVSDLVPAIDGMLLNPVNDIKLRDALVSEASGQQEAR; the protein is encoded by the coding sequence ATGAGTTCCATTATGAATTTATTCAAAAACAAGAAACTGCTCATCTTCCCGGCTCTGCTTGTGGGGGTAATCATACTTTTCACTGTAGTCTCCAACAAGAAAAGCCCGCAGCTGGCTGATGTTGCCGAGCGGGCCACCACGGTACGGGTCATCGAGGTACCTGAAGTGGCAGTGGTTCCGAGAGCCATCGGCTATGGATACGTGCAGCCCGGCCAGACATGGAATGCCGTTGCGGAGGTGGGCGGCAAGGTTGTGGATGTGCATCCCGATCTTGACCGGGGCAACATTCTGGCCAAAGGCACTATTCTGCTGCGCATCGACCCTTCCGAGCCGGGCTTTGTGCGCGGACAGAGCGAGGCCGAAGTGGAATCCGTACTGGCCGATATCCGCAACCTTGAACAAAAGGAAAAAGATTTCCGCCGCCAGCTTGATGTTGAAAAAGGTAAGCTGGCCCTGCTCAAAAAAGATTTCCAACGCCAGAAAATCCTGAAAGAACAAGGGGTCATTTCCTCCTCGGAACTGGATACAGTGGAGCAGAATTTCCTTACCGGGCAGAATGCGGTGGAAAATTTCCAGTCCGCACTCAACCAGATCCCCACAGAAAAGCAACGTTTGCTGGCCCAGCTCGCTTCGGCACGGCACAAGGTTTCCAGTGCCAAGCTGGACGAAGACCGGACAATCATCATCGCCCCCTTTGACTGCCGGGTGGCTGACGTAAGTGTGGAACAGGGGCAGGCCGTGAAAATCGGCGATGTGCTGACCAAGCTGGACAGCATGGGAATGTCCGAAACCGTGGCTCAGGTGCCGCTGTCCGCTTTCCGCAACATCGTCCCTCAGGGCGGCCCCAGCCCCATGCGGGACGGTGCAGTCGACCCGGAATCCCTGATGCGCTTTCTCGGTCTTTCCGCCATTATCCGGGTCAATCTGGGTGATATTTCCGCCGAATGGGACGGACGGGTTTCCCGCATTGCCGAAGCCGTGGACGAACAGACCCGCACCCTCGGCGTCTATGTGGCGGTGGACGAACCTTACCTCAAAGCCAAACCGGGCAAACGCCCTCCGCTCATAAAAAACATGTATGCCGAAGTGGAACTGCGCGGCAGACCTTTAGCACCCGTAGCGGTAATCCCGCGCAACGCTGTCCACGACAATGTGATTTACGTCATGGATGAGGACAAACGGCTGTGCTTGCGCGAGGTTGAACTCTCACTGGTTCAGTCCGGATTTGTAACTGTTGCCAAAGGAATCAAAGCGGGAGAGACAGTGGTTGTAAGCGACCTTGTTCCGGCCATCGACGGCATGCTCCTCAATCCGGTCAATGATATTAAGCTCCGGGACGCCTTGGTCAGCGAAGCTTCAGGGCAGCAGGAGGCACGATGA
- a CDS encoding CinA family protein yields MIETIVPSIGKILVDKGWTMSTAESCTGGLVAATLTDFSGSSAWFSGAVVAYSNDVKMAQLHVPQAALMEHGAVSEPVVRAMAEGVCKTLNVDVGISLSGIAGPTGGTADKPVGTVWMGWHVNGKTYAEKFIFSGDRKSVKDQSLQTVLENLLRILEES; encoded by the coding sequence ATGATTGAAACCATTGTACCGTCCATCGGAAAAATACTTGTTGATAAAGGCTGGACCATGTCCACTGCGGAATCCTGCACCGGAGGTCTTGTTGCCGCCACCCTGACCGATTTTTCCGGCAGTTCAGCATGGTTCTCCGGAGCCGTGGTCGCATACTCCAATGATGTAAAAATGGCCCAGCTGCACGTGCCGCAAGCCGCTCTCATGGAACACGGCGCGGTCAGCGAACCTGTGGTCCGGGCCATGGCCGAAGGGGTCTGCAAAACTCTGAACGTGGATGTGGGCATCTCCCTTTCCGGCATTGCCGGACCCACCGGAGGCACTGCGGATAAACCCGTGGGCACTGTCTGGATGGGCTGGCATGTGAACGGAAAGACCTACGCCGAAAAATTCATCTTCAGCGGTGACCGCAAAAGCGTGAAAGACCAGAGCCTGCAAACCGTACTGGAAAATCTGCTCCGTATTCTGGAAGAGAGTTAA
- a CDS encoding carbohydrate porin yields MKKTLCLIILLVLCCANNGFCRDSLRKTLNLHGEEEKHQSVLLEEFRDAWDEVQDVTGPLTIEGDVLGYLQSYGETEIDGDPKSSNSYGAYKARIRLHWNPTENGKFFFQVQGGASDVYSNPSRRGLVLSPLNSQASRTSPGGEASISDVLYTQHFADKKMFVSLGYTDPESFMDENRFAGNGRTQFINTIFNNEPIFDGIDSNLPIVAVGFNAQDKFKLTMLAQSSTYAGRPEVERKDEFENVPDNPLIGGQLTYSPSFGKLKGNYRIFGWTNTYDQPRIDGEEDSVNWGVAFNMDQDITEDFGIFARLGKGNGAINSITWSWSAGTHWQGPISGREQDVWGVAAGGVQGNRHTDNTDMEYHYETYYQVKLTDNFSIIPDLTYVTNSNANSSNDDILFGMLKFFFTFSTPGS; encoded by the coding sequence ATGAAGAAGACGCTGTGCCTGATCATTCTCCTTGTTCTCTGCTGCGCAAATAACGGATTCTGCCGGGATTCCCTGCGCAAGACCCTCAACCTGCACGGAGAGGAAGAAAAACACCAATCCGTGCTGCTGGAAGAATTCCGCGATGCATGGGATGAAGTGCAGGACGTTACCGGTCCGCTGACCATCGAAGGGGACGTGCTCGGCTATCTGCAGTCTTACGGCGAAACCGAGATAGACGGAGATCCCAAAAGCAGTAATTCCTACGGAGCCTATAAAGCCCGCATCCGGCTGCACTGGAATCCCACTGAAAACGGGAAATTCTTCTTTCAGGTTCAGGGCGGCGCATCAGATGTGTACAGCAACCCTTCCCGGCGCGGACTGGTGCTTTCGCCGCTCAACTCACAGGCTTCGCGGACCAGCCCCGGCGGCGAGGCGTCAATTTCAGATGTGCTTTACACCCAGCATTTTGCGGATAAAAAGATGTTCGTCTCGCTGGGCTATACCGACCCGGAATCCTTCATGGATGAAAACCGCTTTGCCGGAAACGGGCGCACCCAGTTTATTAACACCATATTCAATAACGAGCCGATTTTTGACGGCATTGACTCGAACCTGCCCATCGTTGCAGTTGGATTCAATGCTCAGGATAAATTCAAGCTGACCATGCTGGCCCAGTCCAGCACCTATGCCGGCCGCCCCGAAGTGGAGAGAAAAGACGAATTTGAAAATGTGCCTGACAACCCGCTCATCGGCGGACAGCTGACATATTCGCCCAGCTTTGGTAAACTGAAAGGTAATTACCGCATCTTCGGCTGGACCAACACTTATGACCAGCCGAGAATCGACGGTGAAGAAGATTCGGTCAACTGGGGTGTGGCCTTTAACATGGATCAGGATATTACCGAAGATTTCGGTATCTTCGCACGGCTGGGCAAAGGTAACGGAGCCATAAACAGCATCACCTGGTCATGGTCGGCAGGCACGCACTGGCAGGGTCCCATATCCGGACGGGAACAAGATGTCTGGGGCGTGGCCGCAGGCGGCGTGCAGGGCAACAGGCATACGGACAACACGGATATGGAGTACCATTACGAAACATACTATCAGGTCAAACTCACGGACAATTTTTCCATTATCCCGGACCTGACCTACGTAACCAACTCCAATGCCAACAGCAGCAATGATGATATATTGTTCGGAATGTTGAAATTCTTCTTCACTTTTTCCACACCCGGTTCATAA
- a CDS encoding CerR family C-terminal domain-containing protein, with amino-acid sequence MAANNTETRRGGAARPEETRAKLIQTGLRLFGSHGFESVTTRMLANEAGVNQASIPYHFGGKEGLYRAVCEDVVQQVRMHVGMLSGEMDKIFQAAPTPQKAAAAALRQLYRSFFNGVLREQNAKDRFLFMIREYQDPGVGFDIIYEGALQTMHQSISLIAAAALTLEPESEEAMIRGHVLLGQMFGFMGARSILLRRLNWETYTEENISVILEAVTEMGLCALGLPLDGEQLHTKEES; translated from the coding sequence ATGGCAGCAAACAATACAGAAACACGGCGCGGAGGCGCAGCACGCCCCGAAGAAACACGAGCCAAACTGATCCAGACAGGCTTGCGGCTATTCGGCTCCCACGGATTTGAAAGTGTAACCACACGGATGCTGGCCAATGAAGCCGGAGTGAATCAGGCTTCCATTCCCTACCACTTCGGCGGCAAGGAGGGCTTGTACCGGGCAGTGTGCGAAGATGTTGTCCAGCAGGTACGCATGCACGTCGGCATGCTCTCCGGGGAAATGGATAAGATATTTCAAGCGGCCCCTACTCCACAGAAAGCGGCGGCTGCGGCACTCCGCCAACTTTACCGTTCCTTCTTCAACGGTGTTTTGAGGGAACAGAACGCCAAGGACCGATTCCTGTTCATGATCCGCGAATATCAGGATCCCGGAGTCGGTTTCGATATAATCTATGAAGGTGCTCTTCAAACAATGCACCAGTCCATCAGCCTCATTGCGGCAGCGGCCTTAACACTGGAGCCTGAATCGGAAGAAGCCATGATCCGCGGACATGTTCTGCTGGGCCAGATGTTCGGATTTATGGGTGCCCGGTCAATCCTGCTGCGCCGTTTGAACTGGGAAACATATACCGAAGAAAATATCAGTGTCATTCTGGAAGCTGTGACCGAAATGGGCCTCTGCGCCCTTGGGCTGCCTCTGGACGGAGAGCAACTGCACACCAAGGAGGAATCATGA
- the serS gene encoding serine--tRNA ligase — protein MLDLKFVQNNLDVVRESLEKRGSKLDVNEFSDLDSRRKSLLQEVESLKAERNSTSGEIAKIKREGGDASEIIARMGEVSGRIKALDEDLKDIETAEREWLSAVPNMPDESVPFGKTEDDNPVIRHWGEKPEFDFTPREHWDLAVELGGVDFERAAKLTGARFAVLKKWGARLERALTQFMVDVQTMDHGYTEVIPPYIVNRDSLFGTGQLPKFAEDLFKLEDWEYFLIPTAEVPLTNLHRDEVLTEDELSIAYCAPTPCFRSEAGSYGKDTKGLIRQHQFHKVEMVRFAHPDKSFEDLEKMTGHAEEILKRLNLHYRVITLCTGDMGFGSAKTYDIEVWLPGQDKYREISSCSNCVDFQARRANIKFQPKDSKKKQFVHTLNGSGLAVGRTFVAVVENCQQKDGSIVIPEALRPYMGGLEVITAE, from the coding sequence ATGCTCGATTTGAAATTTGTACAGAACAATCTGGATGTAGTTCGCGAAAGCCTTGAAAAAAGAGGCTCTAAACTTGATGTTAATGAATTCAGCGATCTGGATTCCCGCCGCAAGTCTCTCTTGCAGGAAGTGGAATCCCTCAAGGCCGAGCGCAACTCCACCTCCGGCGAGATTGCAAAGATAAAGAGGGAAGGGGGCGATGCCTCTGAAATTATCGCCCGCATGGGTGAGGTTTCCGGCAGGATCAAGGCCCTTGATGAAGACCTCAAAGATATTGAAACCGCAGAGCGTGAATGGCTGTCTGCCGTACCCAACATGCCTGACGAGTCCGTTCCTTTCGGTAAAACCGAAGACGACAACCCGGTCATCCGCCACTGGGGTGAGAAGCCTGAATTTGATTTCACCCCCCGTGAACACTGGGATCTGGCTGTGGAGCTGGGCGGTGTTGATTTCGAACGCGCAGCCAAGCTCACCGGGGCGCGTTTCGCCGTGCTCAAAAAATGGGGCGCACGTCTGGAGCGTGCTTTGACCCAGTTCATGGTTGACGTACAGACCATGGATCACGGTTACACAGAGGTTATTCCTCCGTACATCGTCAACCGTGATTCCCTGTTCGGCACCGGACAGCTGCCCAAGTTCGCTGAGGATCTTTTCAAGTTGGAAGACTGGGAATATTTCCTGATTCCCACTGCGGAAGTTCCGCTGACCAATCTGCACCGCGATGAAGTGCTTACTGAAGATGAGCTTTCCATCGCCTACTGCGCTCCGACTCCCTGTTTCCGTTCCGAAGCAGGTTCTTACGGCAAGGACACCAAAGGGCTGATCCGCCAGCATCAGTTCCACAAAGTGGAGATGGTCCGTTTTGCCCATCCTGACAAAAGTTTTGAAGACCTCGAAAAGATGACCGGACACGCCGAGGAAATCCTTAAGCGTCTTAACCTGCATTACCGCGTAATCACCCTGTGCACCGGGGACATGGGCTTCGGTTCCGCCAAGACCTACGACATTGAAGTCTGGCTGCCCGGACAGGATAAATACCGCGAGATTTCCTCCTGCTCCAACTGCGTGGACTTTCAGGCCCGCCGCGCCAACATCAAGTTCCAGCCCAAGGACAGCAAGAAAAAGCAGTTCGTACACACCCTGAACGGCTCCGGCCTCGCTGTGGGACGTACTTTTGTTGCTGTGGTGGAAAACTGCCAGCAGAAAGACGGCTCCATCGTCATTCCCGAAGCTCTGCGTCCTTACATGGGCGGTCTGGAAGTTATTACTGCTGAGTAA
- the thpR gene encoding RNA 2',3'-cyclic phosphodiesterase — translation MKKIRTFIAHPGPQEWIKMIGSAHSNLREGLKSRISWVKPENMHFTLKFLGNVEEDRLTELDDVLQKIPVVNFKISSSGAGFFPSQDKPHIIWTGISSGTEQICSTAAAIDSSLEKIGFAPNRKSCHAHLTLGRVKKNGQDDWAALAEKINCFNLPDATISGFNLYKSVLTPEGPVYSVLKEYR, via the coding sequence ATGAAAAAGATACGCACATTTATCGCACACCCCGGACCGCAAGAATGGATAAAAATGATCGGCAGCGCGCATTCGAACCTGCGCGAGGGGCTTAAATCAAGAATTTCATGGGTCAAGCCTGAAAATATGCACTTTACCCTCAAATTTCTGGGCAATGTAGAGGAAGACAGGCTTACAGAGCTGGACGATGTACTGCAGAAAATCCCGGTTGTAAACTTTAAAATTTCATCATCTGGAGCAGGATTCTTTCCTTCTCAGGATAAGCCGCACATCATCTGGACCGGCATATCATCCGGCACCGAGCAAATCTGTTCCACTGCCGCTGCAATCGATTCCAGTCTGGAGAAAATCGGTTTTGCCCCCAACAGAAAATCCTGCCATGCCCACCTGACTCTGGGCCGGGTCAAGAAAAACGGGCAGGACGACTGGGCTGCACTGGCCGAAAAAATTAACTGCTTCAACCTGCCCGACGCAACCATCAGCGGATTCAATCTTTACAAAAGCGTGCTGACACCTGAAGGGCCTGTTTACTCCGTACTCAAAGAATACCGCTAA
- a CDS encoding heme-binding protein, with the protein MPVTTEIALRMVAAAQEKAEEIGVPMVIAVVDQGGNLLAQVRMDDALLVSIDLSLNKAYTAVAAKMSTETLCSVSQPGGELYGIHNADNGRIVIFGGGMPIEKGGKVIGGIGVSGGSVEQDIACAEAGLAAY; encoded by the coding sequence ATGCCGGTAACAACAGAAATTGCACTGCGCATGGTCGCTGCCGCACAGGAAAAAGCGGAAGAGATCGGTGTGCCCATGGTCATCGCCGTAGTTGATCAGGGCGGTAATCTCCTTGCTCAGGTACGCATGGATGATGCCCTGCTGGTCAGCATCGACCTGTCCCTGAACAAGGCCTACACCGCCGTAGCCGCCAAGATGAGTACCGAAACCCTATGCTCGGTAAGTCAGCCCGGTGGCGAACTTTACGGCATTCACAACGCAGACAATGGACGCATTGTCATTTTCGGCGGCGGAATGCCCATTGAAAAAGGTGGAAAAGTAATCGGTGGAATCGGCGTCAGCGGCGGAAGTGTGGAGCAGGACATCGCTTGTGCGGAAGCGGGCCTCGCAGCTTATTAA
- a CDS encoding glycyl-radical enzyme activating protein codes for MRWKERQHRFSLEDRDKADLTGLVFDIQRFAVHDGGGIRTLVFLKGCPLSCKWCQNPESMSIRPEIMRIPHHCISCVKCATLCPEQAIEYREDGVFIDREKCNLCGECVEKCYAGSMTIVGRYLTVDEVMEEVERDRPFYDTSRGGVTFSGGEPTLQSAFLIEALKDAHERGLHTAIESCCLCAPAAFREVLLHTDLVLTDIKHMDSARHKELTGMPNEQILENINMAARMGKKLRIRIPLIPGCNDSEENIEATAKFVESLGSSVEGLDILPYHRLGEPKWEQLDREYCLSGVKPPERDHVLALKDLVTPHCDNVSVGG; via the coding sequence ATGAGATGGAAAGAGCGGCAGCATAGATTTAGTTTAGAAGATAGAGATAAGGCTGATCTTACGGGATTGGTTTTTGATATTCAGCGTTTTGCTGTGCATGACGGCGGCGGCATCCGCACTCTGGTATTTTTGAAGGGCTGCCCTTTGAGCTGCAAATGGTGCCAGAATCCTGAATCCATGAGCATCAGACCGGAGATCATGCGCATTCCCCACCACTGTATCAGTTGCGTGAAATGCGCCACCCTCTGCCCGGAACAAGCCATAGAATACCGGGAAGACGGGGTCTTTATTGATAGGGAAAAATGCAACCTCTGCGGTGAATGTGTAGAGAAATGCTACGCCGGATCCATGACCATTGTGGGCCGTTATCTGACCGTGGATGAAGTAATGGAAGAGGTGGAGCGGGACCGCCCGTTTTACGATACATCAAGAGGCGGGGTGACTTTTTCCGGCGGCGAACCTACTTTGCAGTCTGCTTTTTTGATTGAGGCATTGAAAGACGCGCATGAACGGGGGCTGCATACGGCCATTGAATCCTGCTGCCTCTGCGCACCGGCCGCTTTCCGAGAAGTGCTGCTGCATACCGACCTCGTGCTCACCGACATCAAGCACATGGATTCAGCCCGGCACAAAGAGCTTACCGGCATGCCCAATGAACAGATTCTGGAGAATATCAACATGGCCGCACGTATGGGCAAAAAACTGCGCATACGCATTCCACTCATTCCCGGCTGTAATGATTCTGAGGAAAATATCGAAGCCACAGCGAAATTTGTGGAATCGCTGGGAAGCAGCGTTGAGGGTCTGGATATCCTGCCCTATCACCGTCTCGGCGAACCCAAATGGGAACAACTGGACCGGGAATACTGCTTGAGCGGAGTAAAACCGCCGGAACGGGATCATGTGCTGGCTTTGAAAGATTTGGTAACGCCCCACTGTGACAATGTTTCAGTGGGTGGATAA
- a CDS encoding glycyl radical protein, whose protein sequence is MTKNKPSVEIPKTVGASGRVTKTLDRFLNTAPAVCAERAVLITESYKETEGQPMPIRRAKALEKILSGMSIFIQDDELIVGNQCSMPRSAPIFPEFSCKWVEDELDRLEKRTADVFLISEDVKGKLREAFTYWDGKTVNEIASQLMPEKSLEAHNDVVYTVGNYFYNGVGHISANYEKVLNVGINAIIKQAEDKLAELDFADGEQLNQMHFLNSVITANKAVVAFAARFAELAEKMASACEEPTRKLELNEIARICRKVPAQPAENFQEALQAFWFVHLVIQIESNGHSISPMRFDQYMNPFLQKDDISIEQAQEMLDMLWIKFAELNKVRDENSTMAFAGYPMFMNLIVGGQKRDGSDATNAMSYLVLQAGANTKLYAPSLSVRIHEGTPDPLYKKAAELSRMGMGYPAYYNDRVIVPALLARGLEREDARDYGIIGCVEPQVGGKTEGWHDAAFYNMSKIIELALNDGVDQRTGKQIGPKSGKMEEFKSFEDVMEAYTRQTSYFVKLMAAADNAVDMTHGKHCPLPFLSSLVDDCIAEAKSLQEGGAHYNFTGPQGVGVANAGDSLTAIKKMVFDEEAISLKDLHAALASDFEGQEDLRLMLVNRAPKYGNDDDYADEIAKEAALIYCEEVNKYTNPRGGKFQPGLYPASANVPLGSVVMATPDGRKAWSPLADGVSPISGYDSCGPTASVLSVAKLDHEIASNGTLLNQKFHPSAIEGEKGLESLKAVTEAYFQNGGFHVQYNVISRDTLLDAQANPEKHKGLVVRVAGYSAFFTALDKSLQDDILARTEQNF, encoded by the coding sequence ATGACCAAGAACAAACCCAGTGTTGAAATCCCCAAAACAGTCGGCGCGTCCGGCAGAGTTACCAAAACCCTTGACCGTTTCCTGAACACCGCCCCGGCAGTTTGCGCCGAACGTGCGGTGCTGATAACCGAGTCCTACAAGGAAACCGAGGGCCAGCCCATGCCCATCCGCCGCGCCAAGGCTCTGGAGAAGATCCTTTCCGGCATGTCCATTTTCATTCAGGACGATGAACTCATTGTCGGTAACCAATGCTCCATGCCCCGCTCCGCGCCCATCTTTCCTGAATTTTCCTGCAAATGGGTTGAAGACGAACTGGACCGCCTCGAAAAAAGAACCGCTGACGTTTTCCTTATCTCCGAAGACGTAAAAGGCAAACTGCGTGAAGCCTTCACTTATTGGGACGGCAAGACTGTTAACGAAATCGCCTCCCAGCTCATGCCTGAAAAGTCCCTTGAGGCGCACAACGACGTTGTCTACACCGTAGGTAACTACTTCTACAACGGCGTGGGACACATCTCCGCCAACTACGAAAAAGTGCTCAATGTCGGTATCAACGCCATCATCAAGCAGGCCGAAGACAAGCTGGCAGAACTTGATTTCGCCGACGGTGAACAGCTGAACCAGATGCATTTCCTCAACTCGGTCATCACCGCCAACAAAGCTGTGGTCGCTTTTGCCGCACGTTTTGCAGAACTGGCTGAAAAGATGGCTTCCGCCTGCGAAGAACCTACCCGCAAGCTTGAGCTGAATGAAATCGCCCGCATCTGCCGCAAGGTTCCGGCGCAGCCTGCCGAGAACTTTCAGGAAGCACTGCAGGCCTTCTGGTTCGTACATCTGGTCATCCAGATTGAATCCAACGGCCACTCCATCTCCCCCATGCGCTTTGACCAGTACATGAACCCCTTCCTGCAGAAAGACGACATCTCCATCGAACAGGCTCAGGAAATGCTGGACATGCTCTGGATTAAATTCGCGGAACTTAACAAGGTCCGTGACGAGAACTCCACCATGGCTTTCGCCGGTTACCCCATGTTCATGAACCTCATCGTGGGCGGCCAGAAGCGTGACGGATCCGATGCCACCAACGCCATGTCCTACCTCGTGCTGCAGGCAGGAGCCAACACCAAGCTTTACGCTCCTTCTCTCTCTGTACGCATCCATGAAGGCACTCCTGATCCGCTGTACAAAAAAGCAGCCGAACTGAGCCGCATGGGTATGGGTTACCCCGCATATTACAACGACCGCGTCATCGTTCCCGCCCTGCTGGCCCGCGGCCTTGAGCGCGAAGATGCCCGCGATTACGGCATCATCGGTTGTGTTGAGCCTCAGGTGGGCGGCAAGACCGAAGGCTGGCACGATGCTGCTTTCTACAACATGTCCAAGATCATTGAGCTGGCCCTCAACGACGGTGTTGACCAGCGCACCGGAAAGCAGATCGGTCCCAAGTCCGGCAAGATGGAAGAGTTCAAATCCTTTGAAGACGTCATGGAAGCCTACACCCGGCAGACTTCCTACTTCGTCAAACTCATGGCTGCCGCCGACAACGCAGTGGACATGACCCACGGCAAGCATTGCCCGCTGCCTTTCCTCTCCTCTCTTGTTGACGACTGCATTGCCGAAGCCAAATCCTTGCAGGAAGGCGGAGCGCATTACAACTTCACCGGACCTCAGGGCGTAGGTGTTGCCAACGCAGGCGATTCCCTGACCGCCATCAAAAAAATGGTTTTCGACGAAGAAGCCATCAGCCTCAAGGACCTGCACGCAGCCCTTGCCAGCGACTTCGAAGGTCAGGAAGATCTGCGTCTGATGCTGGTCAACCGCGCTCCCAAATACGGCAACGACGACGATTATGCTGATGAAATCGCCAAGGAAGCCGCGCTCATCTATTGCGAAGAAGTAAACAAGTACACCAACCCCCGCGGCGGTAAATTCCAGCCCGGTCTGTATCCCGCTTCCGCAAACGTCCCCCTGGGTTCCGTGGTTATGGCAACTCCCGACGGACGTAAGGCATGGTCACCGCTGGCAGACGGCGTATCGCCCATCTCCGGTTACGATTCCTGCGGTCCCACCGCTTCCGTACTCTCGGTTGCCAAGCTGGATCACGAAATCGCATCCAACGGCACCCTGCTGAACCAGAAATTCCACCCCTCCGCCATCGAAGGCGAAAAGGGACTGGAAAGCCTCAAGGCCGTTACCGAAGCATACTTCCAGAACGGCGGGTTCCACGTACAGTACAACGTCATCAGCCGGGATACCCTGCTCGATGCTCAGGCCAACCCTGAAAAACACAAAGGGCTCGTTGTCCGCGTAGCAGGATACAGCGCATTCTTCACCGCGCTCGATAAATCCCTGCAGGATGATATCCTCGCACGTACTGAACAGAACTTCTAA